A genomic segment from Verrucomicrobiaceae bacterium encodes:
- a CDS encoding HNH endonuclease, which produces MPKILVLSVHLLFLGELGKITASMSTDSKSETGNAAVQRILALDLGIGSYGIALLEQRGTGNDRSFSFPIVRSCTVPEMWASMENERKRRRMFRTRLAHKAREKWLREVFESNGLKNAVLHGRKITDNRVKLPDGRLRYQLAEKGDYKLEREFPPHLGEKTDDGAPNDDVGSNTVYCGASLRCLLLLGGKAQIAVQGRTLEDWQVFKALHSAIQKRGYDPKVPWARVHEAPLSNTQNKPRAASKAHSKKSDAAVKESEDGEETAAILSEEEQKQREEEAVSLERAKAMRDAVAAIAKDDPLYMHPCFWEAYRMGLWSQDNPAEIKLRCRHDARSAKWDDQNDPGKKPKPGGKVIADANKMPAVFPRDMVEAEFMALCHAAETLLPQLAGKARFIAYGPPEIAYPNIPRRDPKLEAVEKQRREAMQHLARHKGEGDYVRGKEAEWNAALGQKAPTFDNRCVGTCALLPRYNVAKCDLVRNKVGQWDADSLLAAEVSFLLQVKNFRFVPELKDGRDWLNAEDMRKLYTDHFHQTVIPGIESPGQKGAITRAKMSDWLEEHFNKPHTPKPGQDNKVKDIIIEKPRRTGRSRFSRPALRILRALLFSGLSPLEFRAKLIDLSNANEVIADCAGTWGQLRKAIKLTTKMGELNTVPTQGLITENLSFFESLGACWEKLSVRDERLEKYNEAAQSNEEQRKEAIADLINNEINPRIRHRLLLLDQILEKDFTSEATRPNKVVLEFARDEFMGKKSDKKKALIEFQNQRRDERLEALSELGAKASPNAILKWQLCREQKGMCLFCGNCFSDACVINSTRTKVSLENAEIAHIVADSMGGPRAYMNLVLACQSCNREQGTLFHADAFEQKRFGRSWDAFVNDVRSCSQMRPFKKKLLTTKSLTDAQDMVQKRTALQETAWIAKLARTLICLKYGWPLDFEGQRKSIVVVTGAVTNRVAKRYKLYRLLGGEGRIEQLEKKVEQCLTDLQTLRDADASLSDVRKAREAVTKAQKEVEDKCREDKRHHALDAMVLSFLPHWAGDPGKNIFFGLPKAVAKPEFFGDYLDRVAPEELRFERPVLRETIYGLRQGKTGELQGAIRREVLEMPFESKSMEGELIKFSIKKLRSAISSVRDSVIRTALNTVAMEMDQIDGTAAQQMHWMDFCADFRLRENGPLIKKASCWSDMPAKENYENLAKDQTPESEAEGRGQWRCRKGSHQGQLLYLDQKKAPRIKAVKVFESPAAMEKGLKASNECLEFIAFLQSGCVIEINEDVVSGKQKMARGRYRLGGIQQSNGQCDLRAPDGSEFKKIPITSLLKSGFRRVA; this is translated from the coding sequence ATGCCCAAAATCCTAGTTCTATCTGTCCACTTGCTTTTTTTAGGTGAATTAGGTAAGATAACGGCATCTATGAGCACGGACTCAAAATCGGAGACGGGCAATGCAGCGGTGCAGCGCATCCTGGCATTGGATTTGGGGATTGGTTCCTACGGGATTGCATTGCTGGAGCAGAGAGGAACAGGAAACGACCGCAGTTTCTCTTTCCCAATCGTCCGTTCTTGCACAGTGCCCGAGATGTGGGCCTCAATGGAAAATGAGCGCAAGCGCCGTCGCATGTTCCGCACACGCCTCGCCCACAAAGCTCGTGAAAAGTGGCTGCGGGAGGTTTTTGAATCAAATGGACTGAAGAACGCCGTGCTGCATGGCCGCAAGATCACTGACAACCGCGTCAAACTACCGGATGGCAGGCTGCGGTATCAGCTCGCCGAAAAAGGTGACTACAAACTCGAACGTGAGTTTCCACCTCACCTCGGTGAAAAAACGGATGATGGAGCACCCAATGATGATGTCGGCTCCAACACTGTCTATTGCGGAGCCTCTTTGAGGTGCCTGTTACTACTTGGAGGAAAAGCACAAATCGCAGTGCAGGGACGCACACTCGAAGACTGGCAGGTCTTTAAAGCTCTTCATTCCGCCATTCAGAAACGTGGCTATGATCCCAAAGTGCCTTGGGCACGGGTTCATGAGGCTCCTCTTTCAAACACACAAAACAAGCCTCGTGCTGCCAGCAAAGCGCACAGCAAAAAATCTGACGCGGCGGTCAAAGAAAGCGAAGACGGTGAAGAAACCGCTGCGATTCTCTCCGAAGAAGAGCAAAAGCAGCGAGAGGAAGAAGCTGTCAGCTTGGAGCGCGCCAAGGCCATGCGGGATGCCGTCGCCGCTATAGCCAAGGATGATCCCCTCTACATGCACCCGTGTTTCTGGGAAGCTTATCGCATGGGCTTATGGAGCCAAGATAACCCTGCAGAGATTAAACTGAGGTGCCGTCATGACGCCCGCTCCGCCAAATGGGATGATCAAAATGATCCCGGTAAGAAGCCGAAACCCGGCGGAAAAGTCATCGCCGACGCCAACAAGATGCCCGCCGTCTTTCCGCGAGACATGGTGGAGGCCGAGTTCATGGCCCTTTGCCACGCAGCAGAAACACTGCTGCCGCAGCTTGCCGGGAAAGCCCGCTTCATCGCCTACGGTCCCCCGGAAATCGCCTATCCCAACATCCCGCGTCGCGATCCCAAACTCGAAGCAGTCGAAAAACAACGCCGTGAGGCAATGCAGCACCTCGCCCGCCATAAGGGAGAGGGCGACTATGTGCGCGGCAAGGAGGCCGAATGGAATGCTGCTCTGGGCCAAAAAGCACCCACCTTTGACAATCGCTGCGTCGGCACCTGTGCCCTGCTGCCACGCTACAACGTCGCCAAATGCGACCTTGTTCGCAACAAGGTCGGCCAGTGGGATGCCGACAGCCTCCTCGCTGCCGAAGTGTCCTTCCTGCTTCAGGTTAAAAACTTCCGCTTCGTGCCCGAACTCAAGGATGGACGTGACTGGCTCAACGCGGAGGACATGCGTAAGCTTTATACGGATCACTTCCATCAAACCGTAATTCCCGGCATTGAATCTCCCGGACAAAAAGGGGCCATCACCCGCGCCAAGATGAGCGACTGGCTTGAAGAGCATTTCAACAAACCTCACACGCCCAAACCGGGGCAGGATAACAAAGTCAAAGACATCATCATCGAAAAGCCTCGCCGCACGGGGCGTTCTCGCTTTTCCCGCCCGGCTTTGCGCATCCTCCGGGCGCTGCTCTTTTCCGGCCTCTCCCCACTGGAGTTCCGCGCCAAGCTGATTGATCTCAGCAACGCCAATGAAGTGATTGCAGACTGCGCTGGCACCTGGGGCCAACTGCGCAAGGCCATCAAGCTTACCACCAAAATGGGTGAGCTTAACACGGTTCCTACCCAGGGTCTGATTACCGAAAACTTGAGCTTCTTCGAGAGCTTGGGGGCCTGCTGGGAAAAACTGTCCGTGAGAGACGAGCGCTTGGAGAAATACAACGAAGCCGCGCAGTCGAACGAAGAGCAGAGGAAAGAGGCTATCGCCGACCTCATCAACAACGAGATCAATCCCCGCATCCGCCACCGCCTACTGCTGCTCGATCAAATCCTTGAGAAGGATTTCACCAGCGAGGCCACACGTCCGAACAAGGTCGTCCTCGAATTCGCCCGCGATGAGTTCATGGGCAAAAAGAGCGACAAGAAAAAAGCTCTTATTGAATTCCAAAACCAACGGCGGGATGAGCGGCTGGAAGCCTTGTCCGAACTAGGGGCGAAAGCTTCGCCGAATGCCATCCTCAAATGGCAGCTCTGCCGCGAGCAGAAAGGCATGTGCCTATTTTGTGGAAATTGCTTTAGCGACGCCTGTGTGATCAATTCCACGCGGACAAAAGTCTCGCTCGAAAATGCCGAAATCGCTCACATCGTTGCGGACAGCATGGGCGGGCCCCGAGCCTACATGAACCTTGTTCTTGCCTGCCAGAGCTGCAATCGAGAACAAGGAACCCTCTTTCATGCGGATGCTTTTGAGCAAAAGAGGTTCGGCAGATCGTGGGATGCCTTTGTCAATGACGTGCGGTCATGCTCGCAGATGCGTCCCTTCAAGAAGAAGCTGCTCACCACCAAAAGCCTTACCGACGCGCAGGACATGGTTCAGAAGCGCACCGCGTTGCAGGAGACGGCGTGGATTGCCAAGCTTGCTCGCACGTTAATCTGCCTCAAATATGGCTGGCCGCTGGATTTCGAAGGACAGAGAAAAAGCATTGTGGTGGTGACTGGAGCCGTGACTAACCGCGTTGCCAAACGTTACAAACTCTATCGACTGCTTGGCGGAGAAGGACGAATTGAGCAGTTGGAGAAGAAGGTCGAACAATGCCTCACTGATTTGCAAACGTTGCGTGACGCGGACGCCTCCCTTTCTGACGTCCGCAAAGCACGGGAGGCTGTGACCAAGGCACAAAAGGAAGTCGAGGACAAATGCCGGGAGGACAAACGCCACCATGCACTGGACGCCATGGTTCTATCGTTCCTGCCTCATTGGGCTGGCGATCCAGGCAAGAACATCTTCTTTGGTCTTCCCAAGGCTGTCGCTAAACCCGAATTCTTCGGAGACTATCTTGACCGTGTCGCCCCGGAAGAGTTGCGCTTTGAAAGACCCGTTCTGCGCGAGACCATTTATGGATTGCGCCAAGGCAAAACGGGTGAGCTCCAAGGGGCGATTCGTCGCGAGGTGCTGGAAATGCCCTTCGAGAGCAAATCCATGGAAGGCGAACTCATCAAGTTTAGTATCAAGAAACTACGGAGCGCCATTTCAAGCGTGAGGGATAGCGTGATACGCACAGCTTTAAACACAGTAGCTATGGAAATGGATCAGATTGACGGGACTGCCGCTCAACAAATGCATTGGATGGATTTTTGCGCTGATTTCCGCCTTCGTGAGAACGGCCCCTTGATCAAGAAAGCGTCCTGCTGGTCCGACATGCCCGCCAAAGAGAATTATGAAAACCTCGCCAAGGATCAGACCCCTGAAAGCGAGGCTGAAGGACGAGGGCAATGGCGTTGTCGAAAGGGTAGTCACCAAGGGCAGCTACTTTACCTGGATCAAAAAAAGGCGCCGAGAATCAAAGCCGTCAAAGTTTTTGAGTCCCCTGCGGCAATGGAGAAAGGATTGAAAGCATCCAATGAATGTTTGGAGTTCATTGCCTTCCTCCAATCTGGATGCGTCATTGAAATCAATGAGGATGTCGTTTCTGGAAAACAAAAAATGGCTCGTGGGAGGTATCGACTGGGGGGCATACAGCAAAGCAACGGCCAATGTGATCTGCGTGCTCCTGATGGATCAGAGTTTAAGAAAATCCCGATCACAAGCCTCCTAAAAAGCGGATTCCGCAGAGTAGCGTGA
- the pssA gene encoding CDP-diacylglycerol--serine O-phosphatidyltransferase, whose amino-acid sequence MTAGNLLCGFAAILQIWSGHFHYAIVLILAACVFDALDGRVARMSGAESPFGRELDSLADIVSFGVAPALLVHEIVLKDLDRPTGMGWLISCAYLVCGAMRLARFNCLAAADVKCSSKSFRGCPIPAAAGVISSLTLLILWLDSSEREIGAWKYALAVLMALLSYLMVSDLEYPSFKAVNWRTKRSFHWVLVSIFMITFTVVNWQWMPSVIFVSYLLYGLIRPWVSRKWRREIEIEPEVPDTDNVDERAALEGDDEEAISRENALH is encoded by the coding sequence ATGACAGCGGGGAATCTGCTCTGCGGTTTCGCCGCCATTTTGCAAATCTGGAGCGGGCACTTCCATTACGCCATCGTGCTCATTTTGGCCGCGTGTGTCTTTGATGCCCTAGATGGCCGTGTGGCACGCATGAGCGGTGCAGAGAGCCCTTTTGGCCGTGAGCTCGATTCACTGGCGGACATTGTGAGCTTCGGCGTAGCACCAGCGCTGCTGGTGCATGAAATCGTGCTCAAGGATCTGGATCGGCCGACAGGCATGGGTTGGCTCATTTCCTGCGCTTATCTGGTCTGTGGTGCGATGCGGCTCGCGCGGTTTAATTGCCTCGCTGCGGCCGATGTGAAGTGCAGCAGCAAGAGCTTCCGCGGCTGCCCCATCCCCGCAGCAGCAGGCGTCATCTCCTCACTCACCTTACTCATTCTCTGGCTGGACAGCAGCGAGCGTGAGATCGGTGCGTGGAAATATGCCCTGGCCGTGCTCATGGCACTCCTCTCCTACCTCATGGTCAGCGATCTGGAGTATCCCAGCTTCAAAGCGGTGAACTGGCGCACGAAGCGCTCTTTTCACTGGGTGCTCGTCAGCATCTTCATGATCACCTTCACCGTGGTGAACTGGCAGTGGATGCCGAGTGTCATCTTTGTCAGTTACCTGCTCTACGGACTCATCCGCCCGTGGGTGAGTCGGAAATGGCGCCGCGAGATCGAAATCGAGCCCGAAGTGCCCGATACGGACAACGTGGACGAGCGAGCCGCCCTCGAAGGCGACGATGAGGAGGCCATCTCACGCGAAAATGCCCTTCATTGA
- a CDS encoding amino acid ABC transporter ATP-binding protein: MKLEARQVTKHFGKHPALDGADFCTDASARVVALLGPSGGGKSTLLRVLGALLVPQAGSVWIDGAELPHDEELALAARRQNGFVFQGYNLFPHLTAHENICLPLREVHGLSGEAAAARATELLTRLGLADHAQKRPAQLSGGQQQRAAIARALAPRPQLLLLDEPTSALDPVMTGEVLDVIRELAEAGQSIVLATHEISFARKVADWVVFLAEGRVLESGPAVDFFARPRTEPAQRYLEGLSRYR; encoded by the coding sequence ATGAAACTTGAGGCTCGACAGGTCACCAAGCACTTCGGAAAGCACCCTGCGCTGGATGGGGCGGATTTCTGCACGGATGCCAGCGCACGGGTTGTGGCACTGCTGGGCCCCTCTGGCGGGGGGAAATCCACCCTGCTCCGCGTCCTCGGTGCCCTGCTGGTGCCGCAGGCGGGCAGTGTGTGGATCGACGGTGCGGAGCTACCCCATGACGAAGAGCTGGCACTGGCGGCGCGGCGACAAAACGGCTTTGTTTTCCAGGGCTACAATCTTTTCCCGCATCTCACTGCGCATGAAAACATCTGCCTCCCGCTGCGTGAGGTGCATGGACTCAGCGGGGAGGCGGCTGCGGCTCGTGCTACGGAGCTGCTCACGCGTCTGGGGCTGGCAGATCATGCCCAGAAGCGCCCGGCGCAGCTTTCTGGCGGGCAGCAGCAGCGTGCAGCTATCGCACGGGCTCTCGCGCCGCGTCCGCAGTTATTGCTGCTGGATGAGCCCACGTCTGCGCTCGATCCAGTCATGACGGGCGAGGTGCTCGATGTCATCCGGGAGCTAGCGGAGGCTGGACAGAGCATCGTGCTAGCCACGCACGAGATTAGTTTTGCGCGGAAAGTGGCGGATTGGGTGGTCTTTCTCGCCGAGGGCCGAGTCCTGGAGAGCGGGCCAGCGGTGGATTTCTTTGCCCGACCACGCACGGAGCCTGCTCAGCGCTATTTAGAGGGACTATCCCGCTACCGCTGA
- the cas2 gene encoding CRISPR-associated endonuclease Cas2: protein MPKIKLSPFRMGWMLVMFDLPVLTKKQRKAATDFRNALLEDGFFMVQFSVYTRACPDVDRMQKHTDRIQKIIPPAGNVRTLFLTDAQWTRGICVSGSDYQRNHPPDKLTIPEQIEFW from the coding sequence ATGCCAAAAATCAAACTCTCACCATTTCGTATGGGCTGGATGCTTGTCATGTTTGATCTCCCGGTGCTGACCAAAAAGCAGCGGAAAGCAGCGACGGACTTCCGCAATGCCCTGCTCGAAGACGGTTTTTTCATGGTCCAGTTCAGCGTCTATACGCGAGCCTGCCCGGATGTGGACCGGATGCAAAAGCATACCGACCGTATTCAAAAGATCATCCCGCCCGCTGGCAACGTGAGGACCCTATTCCTGACGGATGCACAATGGACTCGTGGAATCTGTGTGAGCGGAAGTGATTACCAGCGGAACCATCCACCGGACAAGCTGACGATTCCTGAGCAGATTGAGTTCTGGTAA
- a CDS encoding sulfatase-like hydrolase/transferase, whose amino-acid sequence MPHRLYTILLVLLIATQAAYAAAPCFVFIIADDMGWGDVAFHGGSAPTPHLDKLVHEGVELTQHYVAPVCSPTRTGLMTGRCWSRFGVTTPQNGRALPWDTITLPSALKQVGYDTALTGKWHLGSKPEEGPNHFGFDHSYGSLAGGVGPWDHQYKKGPFQTTWHRNEKLLEEKGHVTDLITAEACSWLEKRDPARPFFLYVPFTAVHLPVKEPTEWLARVPAAITGDLQRHYAACIMHLDDSVGRIVATLEKIGRRADTMLVFTSDNGGSTAENAGQAYPADDYPPGKLPGRNTPFRNEKGSVYEGGTRVPCIVNWPGKLTPGRHEHPVQITDWMPTFCAIAGWKPTSPLKWDGVNLWPQLAEGTTPAPRHIYTVAPGFKSRSFRSGHMKLVQHSKDKKDILELYDISNDPKEKNDLASHSPALVSQLHAAMLEYAKADKDAVAE is encoded by the coding sequence ATGCCACACCGTCTTTACACCATTCTCTTGGTTTTGCTCATCGCCACCCAGGCCGCCTATGCAGCAGCTCCGTGCTTTGTCTTCATCATCGCAGACGACATGGGCTGGGGAGATGTGGCCTTCCATGGTGGGAGTGCCCCCACGCCGCATCTGGACAAGCTCGTGCATGAAGGCGTGGAGCTGACGCAGCACTACGTCGCACCCGTTTGCAGCCCCACACGCACCGGACTCATGACTGGACGCTGCTGGAGCCGCTTTGGCGTCACCACACCGCAGAATGGCCGTGCGCTGCCGTGGGACACCATCACTCTGCCCTCGGCGCTGAAGCAGGTCGGATACGACACCGCACTCACCGGGAAATGGCACCTCGGATCGAAGCCCGAGGAGGGGCCGAACCACTTCGGCTTCGATCACAGCTATGGCTCACTCGCTGGCGGCGTAGGCCCCTGGGATCACCAGTATAAAAAAGGCCCCTTTCAGACCACCTGGCATCGCAATGAGAAGCTGCTGGAGGAAAAAGGCCACGTCACCGACCTCATCACCGCTGAAGCCTGCTCCTGGCTCGAAAAGCGCGATCCAGCACGCCCATTCTTCCTCTACGTGCCATTCACCGCCGTGCATCTACCGGTCAAAGAACCCACCGAATGGCTCGCACGCGTGCCAGCAGCCATCACCGGCGATTTGCAGCGCCATTACGCTGCCTGCATCATGCACCTGGATGACAGCGTGGGCCGTATCGTCGCCACGTTGGAAAAAATCGGCCGCCGTGCCGATACCATGCTCGTTTTCACCAGTGACAACGGCGGCAGCACTGCAGAAAACGCGGGCCAAGCCTATCCCGCAGACGATTATCCGCCCGGCAAGCTCCCAGGCCGCAACACACCCTTTCGGAACGAAAAAGGCAGCGTCTATGAAGGCGGCACACGGGTGCCCTGCATCGTGAATTGGCCCGGAAAGCTCACTCCAGGCCGCCATGAGCATCCCGTCCAAATCACCGACTGGATGCCCACTTTTTGCGCCATCGCCGGTTGGAAGCCAACGAGCCCCCTGAAGTGGGATGGCGTCAATCTCTGGCCCCAGCTCGCCGAAGGCACCACCCCTGCCCCACGCCACATTTACACCGTTGCCCCAGGCTTCAAATCACGCTCCTTCCGCTCCGGCCACATGAAGCTCGTCCAGCACTCCAAAGACAAAAAAGACATCCTCGAACTCTACGACATCTCCAACGACCCCAAGGAGAAAAATGACCTCGCCAGCCACTCCCCCGCTCTAGTAAGCCAACTCCACGCCGCCATGCTCGAATACGCCAAAGCCGACAAAGACGCCGTCGCCGAGTAA
- a CDS encoding response regulator, producing the protein MADTAPPELMTVKETAEYLRIPLPTVYYLVQRGQLPAVQIGGRWRIKRSLLDRDVLRKDEESGGQPTVLVVDDDPALQALFKQFLKRAGFGRLVVGTGSEAVAMAKKQKFDFVFLDLKLPDIPGDEVYSQLKALHPDLPIVVITGYPDSEILSRILSHGPVTVIKKPIEYDQLNLAVKQLGHKGFENATASAALA; encoded by the coding sequence ATGGCCGACACTGCCCCGCCCGAACTCATGACGGTCAAGGAAACTGCGGAATACCTCCGCATTCCTCTGCCCACAGTCTATTATCTCGTTCAGCGCGGCCAGTTGCCGGCTGTGCAAATCGGTGGCCGCTGGCGCATCAAGCGCAGCCTGCTCGACCGTGACGTCTTGCGCAAAGACGAAGAAAGCGGCGGCCAGCCCACCGTCCTCGTGGTGGATGATGACCCCGCGCTCCAGGCTCTATTCAAGCAGTTCCTCAAGCGTGCTGGCTTCGGGCGCTTGGTCGTCGGCACTGGCTCAGAGGCCGTCGCGATGGCCAAAAAGCAGAAATTCGACTTCGTCTTCCTCGACCTCAAACTGCCGGACATCCCAGGGGACGAGGTTTACTCCCAGCTCAAGGCCCTGCACCCAGACCTCCCCATTGTGGTCATCACAGGTTACCCTGATAGCGAAATCCTCAGCCGCATCCTGTCTCACGGCCCCGTCACGGTCATCAAGAAGCCCATCGAGTATGATCAGCTCAATCTCGCTGTGAAGCAGCTCGGCCACAAAGGCTTTGAAAACGCCACCGCCTCTGCCGCCCTCGCCTAA
- a CDS encoding amino acid ABC transporter permease, translated as MAGLYGLFLAVDYRWNWSGVWRYRVEFLYGWLTTLMVSVAAMGVSIVLGFLLMLGRRAGSEPLRMLCGAVVAVIRGSPLLVQLLIGYYIVAEALRVGSPVLVGVFLLGVFHAAYLAEVFRGAVESISASQLEAARAVGFDRMQTYRFVVVPQALRRALPGSTGQLVSLLKDSSLLSVIGIEELVQKVRIMNAASYAPLEGYIPLALAYLAVTLPLAWLARRLEGRFAYET; from the coding sequence ATGGCTGGATTATACGGCTTGTTTTTGGCGGTGGATTACCGGTGGAACTGGTCAGGTGTTTGGCGCTACCGCGTGGAGTTTCTTTATGGATGGCTCACGACTTTGATGGTGTCTGTCGCGGCGATGGGGGTGAGTATCGTGCTGGGTTTCCTGCTGATGCTGGGCCGGAGGGCTGGCTCTGAGCCGCTGAGGATGCTCTGCGGTGCTGTGGTGGCGGTGATCCGCGGCTCACCGCTGCTGGTGCAGCTTTTGATCGGCTACTACATCGTGGCGGAGGCGCTACGGGTGGGCTCGCCAGTTCTGGTGGGGGTCTTTTTATTGGGCGTGTTTCATGCGGCGTATCTGGCGGAGGTTTTTCGTGGGGCGGTGGAGAGTATCAGCGCCTCGCAGCTAGAGGCGGCCCGGGCGGTGGGTTTTGACCGGATGCAGACCTACCGCTTTGTCGTGGTGCCGCAGGCACTGCGGCGGGCTCTGCCTGGGAGCACTGGGCAGTTGGTTTCCCTGCTGAAGGATTCATCTCTACTGTCGGTGATCGGCATCGAGGAGCTGGTGCAAAAAGTACGCATCATGAATGCGGCGAGCTATGCGCCGCTGGAGGGGTATATCCCGCTGGCGCTGGCGTATCTGGCTGTCACCCTGCCGTTGGCCTGGCTGGCGCGGCGTTTGGAAGGGAGATTCGCATATGAAACTTGA
- the cas1 gene encoding type II CRISPR-associated endonuclease Cas1: MSYHVVHILTHGCTIGRDRGMLVCRPPKDSEDAQERKRPLEDIRALVIAARGVTLTSNAVAGILEQDGMILHCNDSYQPVGLTMPLPRIIDTRAFMNQAAQPKRLNDRIWQKILLGKTANQQAVLRQRELFSAHLERAMKIKQVDEGNCAKHYWQLYFPSIGWTGTKRDRKLNTPPNRMLNYGYTVLSALCHRSLIVHGLSPLLGVGHVPRYRSDSLVYDIMEPFRPFVDCMLAEFMQQAPEVTEAEWCKHIGRELRERRVEREPFSLKLLDAIDKSASTLADSYSHLTPEPLWLPSLSHTSSTC; encoded by the coding sequence ATGAGCTACCATGTCGTCCATATACTTACTCACGGCTGCACGATTGGGCGCGACCGTGGCATGTTGGTTTGCCGCCCACCTAAAGACTCAGAGGATGCGCAGGAGCGCAAACGCCCGCTGGAAGACATTCGCGCTTTGGTCATCGCGGCACGCGGTGTCACCCTGACCAGCAACGCCGTGGCAGGCATTCTGGAGCAGGACGGGATGATTCTGCATTGCAATGACAGCTACCAGCCCGTGGGCCTCACCATGCCGCTGCCGCGCATCATTGACACGCGGGCCTTCATGAACCAGGCGGCGCAACCCAAACGCCTAAACGATCGCATCTGGCAAAAGATTCTGCTGGGTAAAACCGCCAACCAGCAGGCTGTGCTGCGGCAGCGTGAACTCTTCAGCGCCCATTTGGAGCGGGCCATGAAGATCAAGCAGGTGGATGAAGGAAACTGCGCCAAACACTACTGGCAGCTCTACTTTCCTAGCATTGGCTGGACCGGAACGAAACGCGACCGCAAGCTCAACACCCCGCCCAACCGCATGTTGAATTACGGTTATACAGTTCTGTCGGCCCTGTGCCACCGTTCGCTCATCGTGCATGGCCTCTCCCCTCTCCTCGGAGTCGGCCATGTGCCACGCTACCGCAGTGACTCGCTGGTCTATGACATCATGGAGCCTTTCCGCCCCTTTGTGGATTGCATGCTGGCGGAGTTCATGCAGCAGGCTCCCGAAGTGACTGAGGCGGAGTGGTGCAAGCACATTGGCCGTGAGCTGCGCGAGCGCCGGGTGGAGCGCGAGCCTTTTTCCCTGAAGCTACTGGACGCCATCGACAAGAGCGCGAGCACGCTGGCGGACAGCTACAGCCACCTCACCCCGGAGCCCTTGTGGCTGCCGAGTCTCTCGCACACCAGCAGCACCTGCTGA